One Qiania dongpingensis genomic window carries:
- a CDS encoding formate/nitrite transporter family protein produces the protein MFKDEFQAVANAGKNKLNFMKNNPLGYFISAMVAGMFIGLGGLISFTMGGIMTAAGATGAVKITTSFLFASALSLVIMAGAELFTGNNFVMSSAAMKKEISWGGAIKLWIFCYIGNLVGSVLISVLFHFTKVPTGDVGTYFATAAAAKASAPALVLFFKGIICNICVCLAVWCGIKMKSESGKLIMTVWCIMIFMVCSCEHSVANMTFFSVGLLDPNGVAISIGGVLNNLLFVTLGNMVGGIVFTALPYYLISRK, from the coding sequence ATGTTTAAAGACGAGTTTCAAGCAGTGGCGAATGCGGGAAAGAACAAGCTGAATTTTATGAAAAATAACCCGCTCGGTTATTTCATCTCTGCCATGGTGGCCGGTATGTTCATTGGTCTTGGCGGTCTCATAAGCTTTACCATGGGCGGTATCATGACGGCGGCAGGGGCCACCGGCGCGGTGAAGATCACCACCAGTTTCCTGTTTGCATCCGCACTGAGCCTTGTTATCATGGCCGGTGCCGAGCTTTTTACCGGCAATAACTTTGTGATGTCTTCCGCGGCCATGAAAAAAGAGATCAGCTGGGGCGGAGCCATCAAACTCTGGATATTCTGCTATATCGGAAACCTGGTGGGTTCTGTTTTGATTTCCGTCTTGTTTCATTTTACGAAGGTTCCTACCGGTGATGTCGGTACATATTTCGCAACAGCTGCCGCGGCAAAAGCTTCTGCGCCGGCGCTTGTGCTTTTCTTTAAAGGAATCATCTGCAACATCTGCGTATGTCTGGCTGTATGGTGCGGGATCAAAATGAAATCCGAATCCGGCAAGCTGATCATGACCGTATGGTGTATCATGATCTTCATGGTGTGCAGCTGTGAGCATAGTGTTGCAAACATGACATTCTTCAGCGTTGGACTCCTTGACCCCAACGGCGTGGCGATCTCCATTGGCGGCGTTTTGAATAATCTGCTGTTCGTTACCCTGGGCAATATGGTAGGAGGCATCGTATTCACCGCACTTCCTTACTACCTGATCAGCAGAAAATAA
- the rpoC gene encoding DNA-directed RNA polymerase subunit beta': MPETTNETYQPLTFDAIKIGLASPEKILEWSRGEVKKPETINYRTLKPEKDGLFCERIFGPSKDWECHCGKYKKIRYKGVICDRCGVEVTKASVRRERMGHIALAAPVSHIWYFKGIPSRMGLILDLSPRTLEKVLYFASYIVLDKGETDLQYKQVLSEKEFREAYDKWGNTFRVGMGAEAIQELLRSIDLEKDSAELRKGLKESSGQKRARIIKRLEVVEAFRASGNKPEWMIMDVIPVIPPDLRPMVQLDGGRFATSDLNDLYRRIINRNNRLARLLELGAPDIIVRNEKRMLQEAVDALIDNGRRGRPVTGPGNRPLKSLSDMLKGKQGRFRQNLLGKRVDYSGRSVIVVGPELKIYQCGLPKEMAIELFKPFVMKELVANGTTHNIKSAKKMVERLQPEVWDVLEDVIKEHPVMLNRAPTLHRLGIQAFEPILVEGKAIKLHPLVCTAFNADFDGDQMAVHLPLSVEAQAECRFMLLSPNNLLKPSDGGPVAVPSQDMVLGIYYLTQERPGSTGEGMIFKNINEAILAYENKAVTLHSRVKVRVSKTMEDGSVKSGIVESTVGRFIFNEIIPQDLGFVDRSVPENELSLEIDFHVGKKGLKQILEKVINTHGPIKTAETLDSIKAMGYKYSTRAAMTVSISDMTVPETKKKLVADAQATVDRIAMNFRRGLITEEERYKEVIETWKNTDDILTHDLLSGLDKYNNIYMMADSGARGSDKQIKQLAGMRGLMADTTGRTIELPIKSNFREGLDVLEYFISAHGARKGLSDTALRTADSGYLTRRLVDVSQDLIIREIDCCEGKAIPCMEIRAFTDGREVIEGLEERLTGRYIAETITDPDTGEVVVKENHICTPRRAAAVVKVLEKLGRDSVKIRTILTCKSHLGICAKCYGANMATGQPVQVGEAVGIIAAQSIGEPGTQLTMRTFHTGGVAGNDITQGLPRVEELFEARKPKGLAIIAEFGGVATIKDTKKKREIIITDNETGNSKTYLIPYGSRIKIQDGQVLEAGDELTEGSVNPHDILKIKGVRAVQDYMIQEVQRVYRLQGVEINDKHVEVIVRQMLKKVRIENSGDSDVLPGASMEVLDFDDMNEQLIAEDKKPAEGKQVLLGITKASLATNSFLSAASFQETTKVLTEAAINGKVDPLIGLKENVIIGKLIPAGTGMKRYRSVKLNTDIEENDEIVLSEDFGGDFGEEMTFAEEPDDEVLDDIDAEEEGGYDEDFDDFVEEDEVLEVSLDEE; the protein is encoded by the coding sequence ATGCCTGAAACAACGAATGAAACCTATCAGCCGTTGACTTTTGACGCGATCAAAATCGGCCTGGCATCTCCGGAGAAGATCCTGGAATGGTCAAGAGGCGAAGTGAAAAAGCCGGAGACCATCAATTACAGGACGCTGAAACCGGAAAAGGACGGCCTGTTCTGTGAGCGTATTTTCGGGCCCAGCAAGGACTGGGAGTGCCACTGCGGTAAATATAAGAAAATCAGATACAAAGGAGTCATCTGCGACCGATGCGGCGTGGAGGTGACGAAAGCCAGCGTCCGGAGGGAGCGTATGGGCCATATCGCCCTGGCGGCTCCGGTGTCCCACATTTGGTATTTTAAGGGAATCCCCAGCCGTATGGGACTGATTCTGGACCTGTCGCCCCGTACTTTGGAGAAGGTGCTGTATTTCGCATCTTATATCGTTCTGGATAAAGGCGAGACAGATTTACAGTATAAGCAGGTGCTTTCGGAAAAAGAATTCCGGGAGGCTTATGATAAATGGGGTAATACGTTCCGGGTGGGAATGGGAGCCGAAGCGATACAGGAGCTTCTGCGTTCCATCGACCTGGAGAAGGATTCCGCTGAACTGCGGAAGGGCCTCAAGGAATCCAGCGGACAGAAACGGGCCAGGATCATCAAGCGTCTGGAAGTTGTGGAGGCGTTCCGCGCATCCGGAAACAAGCCGGAATGGATGATCATGGATGTGATTCCGGTGATTCCACCCGATCTGCGTCCCATGGTACAGCTGGACGGAGGCCGGTTCGCTACGTCTGACCTGAATGACCTGTACAGAAGGATCATCAATAGAAACAATCGTCTGGCAAGGCTTCTGGAGCTGGGCGCGCCGGATATCATTGTGCGTAATGAAAAGCGTATGCTGCAGGAAGCGGTAGACGCTTTGATCGATAACGGCAGAAGAGGCCGCCCCGTGACTGGGCCGGGGAACCGCCCGTTAAAGTCTCTTTCTGATATGCTAAAGGGAAAACAGGGGCGTTTCCGTCAGAATCTGCTCGGCAAGCGTGTTGACTATTCCGGCCGTTCCGTTATCGTGGTAGGCCCGGAACTTAAGATTTATCAGTGCGGTCTTCCCAAGGAGATGGCAATTGAGCTTTTCAAACCCTTCGTGATGAAGGAGCTGGTGGCCAACGGCACCACTCATAATATAAAAAGCGCGAAGAAAATGGTAGAGAGACTTCAGCCGGAGGTTTGGGACGTTCTGGAAGATGTCATCAAGGAACATCCGGTCATGCTGAACCGTGCTCCTACCCTTCATAGACTGGGAATCCAGGCATTTGAGCCGATTCTCGTGGAAGGGAAAGCGATTAAGCTTCATCCCTTGGTTTGTACGGCGTTCAACGCTGACTTCGACGGGGATCAGATGGCGGTCCATCTTCCTCTTTCCGTAGAGGCTCAGGCAGAATGCCGGTTCATGCTTTTGTCGCCTAACAACCTTCTTAAGCCCTCCGACGGCGGCCCTGTGGCGGTTCCGTCTCAGGATATGGTGCTGGGAATTTATTACCTGACCCAGGAGCGTCCCGGCTCCACAGGCGAAGGGATGATATTCAAGAATATCAACGAGGCGATTCTCGCCTATGAGAATAAAGCAGTTACACTTCATTCCCGTGTTAAGGTCCGCGTGAGCAAGACCATGGAGGATGGAAGCGTAAAGAGCGGGATCGTGGAGTCCACTGTGGGCCGTTTTATCTTCAATGAGATTATTCCTCAGGATCTGGGCTTTGTAGACAGAAGCGTGCCGGAAAATGAGCTGAGCCTGGAAATTGATTTCCATGTGGGAAAGAAGGGGCTGAAGCAGATTCTTGAGAAGGTCATCAATACGCATGGCCCCATCAAGACGGCGGAGACCCTGGACAGCATCAAGGCGATGGGCTACAAGTATTCCACCAGAGCGGCCATGACCGTATCCATTTCCGATATGACCGTGCCGGAGACGAAGAAGAAGCTGGTGGCTGACGCACAGGCTACGGTAGACCGGATTGCCATGAACTTCCGGCGTGGTCTGATCACCGAGGAAGAGCGTTATAAAGAGGTTATCGAGACCTGGAAGAATACCGATGACATCCTGACTCACGACCTGCTGTCCGGCCTGGATAAATATAATAACATCTATATGATGGCTGACTCCGGGGCCCGTGGTTCTGATAAGCAGATCAAACAGCTGGCCGGAATGCGTGGTCTGATGGCGGATACGACGGGACGTACCATTGAGCTGCCCATCAAGTCCAACTTCCGTGAGGGACTGGACGTTTTGGAGTATTTCATTTCCGCCCACGGCGCTCGTAAGGGACTTTCTGATACGGCGCTCCGTACAGCCGACTCCGGTTATCTGACAAGGCGTCTTGTAGACGTGTCCCAGGACCTGATCATCCGTGAGATCGACTGCTGTGAAGGCAAGGCGATTCCCTGCATGGAGATCCGCGCATTTACGGACGGACGGGAAGTGATCGAGGGCCTGGAGGAACGTTTGACAGGCAGATATATCGCAGAGACCATTACAGATCCGGATACAGGAGAAGTGGTAGTAAAAGAAAATCACATTTGTACGCCCAGGCGTGCGGCGGCAGTTGTAAAGGTGCTGGAAAAACTGGGACGGGATTCTGTGAAGATCCGTACCATACTCACCTGCAAATCCCATCTGGGAATCTGTGCGAAGTGCTACGGCGCCAACATGGCTACCGGACAGCCGGTGCAGGTAGGCGAAGCGGTCGGCATCATTGCGGCACAGTCCATCGGAGAACCTGGTACTCAGCTGACGATGAGAACATTCCATACCGGCGGTGTGGCAGGAAACGATATTACACAAGGTCTTCCTCGTGTGGAGGAGCTTTTTGAGGCGAGAAAGCCCAAAGGACTTGCGATTATTGCAGAGTTCGGCGGCGTTGCCACGATCAAGGATACGAAAAAGAAACGTGAGATCATCATCACGGATAATGAAACTGGAAATTCGAAAACCTATCTGATTCCTTACGGTTCCAGAATCAAGATTCAGGATGGCCAGGTGCTGGAAGCAGGCGACGAGCTGACGGAAGGCAGTGTGAATCCTCATGATATCCTGAAGATCAAAGGCGTTCGCGCCGTGCAGGATTATATGATCCAGGAAGTACAGAGAGTTTACCGCCTGCAGGGTGTGGAAATCAACGATAAGCACGTGGAGGTAATCGTCCGCCAGATGCTTAAGAAGGTGCGGATAGAGAACAGCGGTGACAGCGATGTGCTGCCGGGCGCTTCCATGGAGGTTCTGGATTTTGACGACATGAACGAACAGCTGATCGCGGAGGATAAAAAGCCGGCTGAGGGCAAGCAGGTCCTTCTGGGTATCACCAAAGCTTCCCTGGCTACCAATTCCTTCTTGTCGGCGGCATCTTTCCAGGAGACAACAAAGGTGTTGACGGAGGCGGCTATCAATGGTAAGGTCGATCCGCTTATCGGCCTGAAGGAAAACGTCATCATCGGTAAGCTGATACCGGCAGGCACCGGTATGAAGCGGTATCGTTCTGTGAAGCTGAATACAGATATAGAAGAAAATGATGAAATTGTATTGTCCGAGGATTTTGGAGGAGACTTTGGAGAAGAGATGACCTTCGCCGAGGAGCCGGATGATGAGGTCTTAGACGACATAGACGCAGAGGAAGAAGGCGGCTATGATGAGGATTTCGATGATTTTGTGGAAGAAGACGAAGTATTGGAAGTGTCTTTGGACGAAGAATAA
- the rpoB gene encoding DNA-directed RNA polymerase subunit beta — protein MENCRIRPVKAGKGVRMSYSRQKEVLEMPNLIEIQKDSYQWFLDEGLKEVFEDISPIADFGGHLSLEFVDFTLCKDDIKYTIEECKERDATYAAPLKVRVRLMNKETDEISEHEIFMGDLPLMTDTGSFVINGAERVIVSQLVRSPGIYYGIAHDKVGKTLYSCTVIPNRGAWLEYETDSNDVFFARVDRTRKVPVTVLIRALGIGTNAEIRELFGDEPKIEASIMKDTSDNYEDGLLELYKKIRPGEPLSVDSAESLLNSMFFDPRRYDLAKVGRYKFNKKLHFKNRIAGHILAEDVVNQETGEIIAEAGVKVSKALAVEIQDAAVPSVYIQTEARKVKVLSNLMVDLSKYVDFDPREAGITESVFYPVLKPILEEYAEAPAEDLKEALHKHVHELIPKHITKEDIIASINYNMHLEEGIGNDDDIDHLGNRRIRAVGELLQNQYRIGLSRMERVVRERMTTQDIEGITPQSLINIKPVTAAVKEFFGSSQLSQFMDQNNPLAELTHKRRLSALGPGGLSRDRAGFEVRDVHYSHYGRMCPIETPEGPNIGLINSLATYARVNQYGFVEAPYRVVDKTTNPKNPVVTDDVVYLTADEEDNYIVAQANEALDDEGHFVRNNVSGRFREETSEFEKRKIDLMDVSPKMVFSVATAMIPFLENDDANRALMGSNMQRQAVPLLSTEAPAVGTGMEGKAAVDSGVCMVAKNAGVVERSASNEIVIRNENGGRDVYHLTKFKRSNQSNCYNQKPIVFKGDKVAAGEVIADGPSTSNGEIALGKNPLIGFMTWEGYNYEDAVLLSERLVQDDVYTSVHIEEYEAEARDTKLGPEEITRDVPGVGEDALKDLDERGIIRIGAEVRAGDILVGKVTPKGETELTAEERLLRAIFGEKAREVRDTSLKVPHGAYGIVVDAKVFTRENGDELSPGVNQTVRIYIAQKRKISVGDKMAGRHGNKGVVSRVLPVEDMPFLPNGRPLDIVLNPLGVPSRMNIGQVLEIHLSLAAKALGFNISTPVFDGANEDDIMDTLDLANDYVNMEWDEFKKKYTDELNPGVMEFLEENKDHRELWKGVPIRRDGKVRLRDGRTGEFFDSPVTIGHMHYLKLHHLVDDKIHARSTGPYSLVTQQPLGGKAQFGGQRFGEMEVWALEAYGAAYTLQEILTVKSDDVVGRVKTYEAIIKGENIPEPGVPESFKVLLKELQSLGLDVKLLRDDNTEVEITESTDYGNTDINALLNSDRVFNDYEESYSSMGYQKQEFEGGELVSVKANVDEKDDYAEDSVEDSSEESEE, from the coding sequence ATGGAAAATTGCAGAATACGCCCGGTGAAAGCCGGTAAAGGCGTAAGAATGAGTTACTCAAGACAGAAAGAAGTCCTTGAGATGCCGAACCTGATCGAGATCCAGAAGGATTCTTATCAGTGGTTTCTCGATGAGGGGCTGAAGGAAGTCTTTGAGGATATTTCTCCCATCGCAGACTTCGGCGGACACTTGAGTTTGGAGTTTGTCGATTTTACCTTATGTAAGGACGACATTAAATATACCATCGAAGAGTGTAAGGAAAGGGATGCCACATATGCGGCCCCGCTGAAGGTACGTGTCAGATTGATGAATAAAGAAACTGATGAAATCAGTGAGCATGAGATCTTCATGGGCGATCTGCCCCTCATGACCGACACCGGTTCTTTTGTGATAAACGGCGCGGAGCGGGTCATCGTCAGCCAGCTGGTACGTTCCCCTGGTATCTATTACGGAATTGCCCATGATAAAGTAGGTAAGACCCTGTACTCCTGTACTGTTATCCCCAACCGAGGCGCATGGCTTGAATATGAGACGGATTCCAATGATGTGTTCTTTGCCCGTGTTGACAGAACAAGAAAGGTGCCGGTGACAGTCCTCATCCGTGCGCTGGGTATCGGAACCAATGCAGAGATCCGCGAGCTTTTCGGCGACGAACCGAAGATTGAAGCGAGTATTATGAAGGACACTTCAGACAATTATGAAGATGGCCTTTTGGAATTGTACAAAAAAATCCGTCCCGGTGAACCGCTGTCCGTTGACAGTGCGGAGAGCCTGCTTAATAGTATGTTCTTTGACCCCAGAAGATACGATTTGGCGAAGGTCGGACGTTATAAATTTAATAAGAAGCTCCATTTTAAAAATCGGATCGCGGGCCATATCCTGGCGGAGGATGTGGTGAATCAGGAGACTGGTGAGATCATAGCGGAAGCAGGAGTCAAGGTATCCAAGGCCCTGGCCGTGGAGATTCAGGACGCCGCGGTTCCCTCTGTCTATATCCAGACGGAAGCCAGGAAGGTGAAAGTCCTTTCCAACCTGATGGTGGACCTTTCCAAATATGTGGATTTCGATCCCAGGGAAGCCGGTATTACAGAATCAGTATTCTACCCTGTGCTGAAACCTATACTGGAAGAATATGCCGAAGCGCCGGCAGAGGATTTAAAAGAGGCTCTTCACAAACATGTGCATGAGCTGATTCCCAAGCATATCACAAAAGAAGACATCATTGCTTCTATTAATTATAATATGCATCTGGAAGAAGGCATCGGAAACGACGACGATATCGATCATTTGGGCAACCGAAGGATACGCGCCGTGGGAGAGCTTCTTCAGAATCAATACCGCATCGGCCTTTCCAGAATGGAACGTGTCGTTCGTGAGAGGATGACGACTCAGGATATTGAGGGGATCACCCCCCAGTCGCTGATCAATATCAAGCCCGTGACGGCGGCGGTGAAGGAATTCTTCGGAAGCTCCCAGCTGTCCCAGTTCATGGACCAGAACAATCCTCTGGCTGAGCTGACTCATAAGCGCCGTCTGTCTGCGCTGGGGCCCGGCGGATTGTCCAGAGACCGCGCCGGCTTCGAAGTCCGTGACGTACATTATTCCCACTATGGAAGAATGTGCCCCATCGAGACTCCAGAAGGTCCCAACATCGGTCTGATCAACTCCCTGGCCACTTACGCCAGAGTAAATCAGTACGGTTTCGTGGAAGCCCCCTACCGGGTGGTGGACAAAACCACAAATCCGAAGAATCCTGTGGTAACGGATGACGTGGTCTATCTGACTGCCGATGAAGAGGACAATTATATTGTTGCACAGGCGAATGAAGCCCTTGATGATGAGGGCCATTTTGTGCGTAATAATGTTTCCGGACGTTTTCGTGAGGAAACTTCCGAATTTGAGAAGAGAAAAATAGATTTGATGGACGTTTCGCCTAAAATGGTATTTTCCGTGGCGACGGCCATGATTCCGTTCCTGGAGAACGACGATGCCAACCGTGCCCTGATGGGGTCCAACATGCAGAGACAGGCCGTGCCGCTTTTGAGCACCGAGGCCCCGGCTGTGGGAACCGGTATGGAAGGCAAGGCTGCGGTCGATTCCGGCGTATGTATGGTGGCAAAAAATGCAGGCGTGGTAGAGCGCTCCGCATCCAATGAGATCGTCATCCGGAATGAGAACGGAGGACGGGATGTTTATCATCTGACGAAATTCAAGAGAAGCAACCAGAGCAACTGCTACAATCAGAAGCCGATCGTGTTTAAAGGCGACAAGGTTGCCGCCGGGGAAGTGATCGCGGACGGTCCTTCCACCAGCAACGGAGAAATTGCCCTGGGCAAAAACCCGCTGATCGGGTTCATGACCTGGGAAGGTTATAATTATGAGGATGCAGTTCTCCTCAGTGAGCGTCTCGTACAGGATGATGTCTATACTTCTGTCCATATTGAGGAATATGAGGCAGAGGCCAGGGACACTAAGCTCGGGCCGGAAGAGATCACAAGAGATGTCCCCGGCGTTGGCGAGGATGCTCTCAAGGATCTGGATGAGAGAGGTATCATACGTATCGGCGCGGAGGTGCGCGCGGGAGACATCCTGGTGGGCAAAGTCACTCCAAAGGGCGAGACAGAGCTGACCGCGGAGGAGAGACTGCTCCGGGCTATTTTCGGTGAGAAAGCCAGAGAAGTCCGTGACACATCCCTCAAGGTGCCCCACGGCGCGTATGGGATCGTGGTGGATGCCAAGGTATTTACCAGAGAAAATGGAGATGAGCTGTCTCCGGGCGTGAACCAGACCGTGCGTATTTATATTGCCCAGAAGAGGAAAATTTCCGTGGGCGATAAGATGGCGGGCCGTCACGGAAACAAGGGTGTTGTTTCCCGCGTGCTTCCCGTGGAGGATATGCCGTTCCTGCCCAACGGACGTCCCTTGGATATTGTTTTGAATCCTCTGGGCGTACCTTCCCGTATGAACATCGGGCAGGTGCTGGAGATCCATCTTTCTCTCGCGGCAAAGGCTCTCGGCTTTAATATTTCCACGCCGGTATTCGACGGCGCCAATGAAGACGACATCATGGACACCCTGGATCTGGCGAATGATTACGTCAATATGGAGTGGGATGAATTTAAGAAGAAATATACAGATGAACTGAATCCGGGCGTGATGGAATTCCTGGAAGAGAACAAAGACCACAGAGAACTGTGGAAGGGTGTTCCGATACGGCGAGACGGTAAGGTGAGACTGCGTGACGGACGTACCGGTGAATTTTTTGACAGCCCTGTTACCATCGGCCACATGCACTATCTGAAGCTGCATCATCTGGTAGACGATAAGATTCATGCACGTTCTACCGGCCCCTATTCCCTGGTCACCCAGCAGCCCCTCGGCGGCAAAGCCCAGTTCGGCGGACAGCGTTTCGGCGAGATGGAGGTTTGGGCGCTGGAGGCATATGGCGCCGCCTATACGCTGCAGGAAATTCTGACAGTGAAGTCCGATGATGTGGTAGGGCGTGTGAAGACTTACGAGGCCATCATAAAAGGGGAGAATATCCCGGAGCCGGGCGTACCGGAATCCTTCAAGGTGCTTTTGAAAGAGCTCCAGTCCCTGGGGCTTGACGTGAAGCTTCTCCGCGATGACAACACGGAGGTAGAGATCACTGAGAGCACTGATTATGGGAATACAGACATCAACGCACTGCTCAACAGCGACCGGGTGTTCAATGACTATGAAGAGTCTTATAGCTCCATGGGTTATCAGAAGCAGGAGTTTGAAGGCGGCGAGCTGGTAAGCGTGAAAGCGAATGTGGATGAGAAGGATGATTATGCCGAGGATTCCGTAGAGGATTCTTCCGAAGAATCGGAAGAATAA
- the yajC gene encoding preprotein translocase subunit YajC: MGGVGFWVIYIVVIIGFMYFIAIRPQKKQQKKLQSLISSLEIGDSVVTTSGFYGVIIDITDDVVIVEFGSNKNCRIPMEKTAIANVEKAEVAE, from the coding sequence ATGGGCGGTGTAGGTTTTTGGGTTATTTATATTGTGGTCATCATCGGTTTCATGTATTTTATCGCGATCAGGCCCCAGAAAAAACAGCAGAAAAAACTGCAGTCCCTGATTTCCAGCCTGGAGATTGGAGACAGTGTGGTGACAACAAGCGGTTTCTACGGCGTTATCATCGATATCACAGATGATGTGGTGATCGTAGAGTTCGGAAGCAACAAGAACTGCCGTATCCCCATGGAGAAGACTGCGATTGCCAATGTGGAAAAAGCAGAAGTTGCAGAATAA
- a CDS encoding MATE family efflux transporter, with product MKASATTGNTPSSNPLGSANMFPLLLKMAVPPMLSMLIQSLYNIVDSIFVARLSSDALSAVSIIYPIQNLSLALAVGTGVGLNSYIARNMGAGRTSAAEDAPAVGMVLTGIHYVILALLASLLIRPFVGMYTQDASIRSMCYSYGYIVMIFSFGQLFHITAEKILQSTGNMTAPLVLVGIGCIINIILDPIMIFGLLGFPALGVAGAAIATVTGQIISGAIGLLMVAKGKAGLPLRRPHRGMITRNILKQIYSVAIPSTMIMALPSVLVAGLNRILSGFSQMAVTVFGVYYKLQTFVYMPANGLVQGIRPVISFNYGAGNIKRETDAIRISLMISVAVMAAGTLLSQAIPVPILQIFNSDKSMLSMGETALRIISIGFIPSALGIITSAVFESIGKGLPSLSVTLLRQLVFVLPLAFLLSRAFGLDGVWTALPVSEALTAVYAGVLLTKELKKQREVHF from the coding sequence ATGAAAGCTTCAGCTACCACTGGGAATACTCCCTCTTCCAATCCACTCGGCAGCGCGAACATGTTCCCGCTCCTCCTCAAGATGGCCGTCCCTCCCATGCTGTCCATGCTCATCCAGTCTCTATACAATATCGTGGACAGCATCTTTGTGGCCCGTCTGAGCAGCGATGCCCTTTCCGCCGTTTCCATTATTTACCCCATACAGAATCTTTCCCTGGCGCTGGCCGTCGGGACCGGGGTCGGCCTCAATTCCTACATTGCCCGGAATATGGGGGCCGGCCGCACCTCTGCCGCAGAAGACGCTCCCGCTGTCGGCATGGTTCTGACCGGCATCCACTATGTGATCCTGGCCCTTCTGGCAAGCCTTCTCATCCGCCCCTTTGTCGGCATGTATACGCAGGATGCCTCCATCCGGTCCATGTGCTATTCTTACGGATATATCGTCATGATCTTTTCCTTCGGCCAGCTGTTCCATATCACGGCAGAAAAGATCCTGCAGTCCACCGGAAACATGACAGCTCCTCTCGTCCTTGTGGGAATCGGCTGCATCATCAATATCATTTTGGACCCGATCATGATCTTCGGCCTCCTGGGCTTCCCTGCCCTCGGGGTGGCAGGCGCCGCCATCGCCACCGTGACCGGTCAGATCATCTCCGGAGCCATCGGCCTTCTCATGGTAGCCAAGGGAAAGGCAGGGCTTCCCCTGCGCCGCCCCCACCGGGGCATGATCACCAGAAACATCCTGAAGCAGATCTATAGTGTGGCCATTCCCTCCACCATGATCATGGCGCTGCCCTCTGTTCTGGTCGCCGGCCTGAACCGGATTCTTTCCGGCTTCTCTCAGATGGCAGTCACCGTATTCGGCGTCTATTATAAACTGCAGACCTTTGTCTATATGCCGGCCAACGGCCTGGTGCAGGGCATACGCCCGGTCATATCATTCAATTACGGAGCCGGAAACATCAAACGGGAAACGGACGCCATCCGGATCTCTCTGATGATCTCCGTAGCAGTGATGGCTGCCGGCACTCTCCTGTCGCAGGCCATACCGGTCCCCATTCTGCAGATCTTCAACTCGGATAAAAGCATGCTGTCCATGGGAGAAACAGCCCTCCGGATCATCAGCATCGGTTTTATCCCCTCGGCCCTCGGAATCATTACCTCAGCGGTATTTGAGTCCATCGGAAAAGGCCTGCCCAGCCTGAGTGTCACGCTGCTTCGCCAGCTGGTCTTTGTTCTTCCTCTGGCTTTCCTTCTTTCCCGGGCATTCGGCCTGGACGGCGTCTGGACTGCCCTGCCTGTATCAGAAGCGCTCACAGCCGTATATGCCGGAGTCCTGCTCACAAAAGAGCTGAAAAAGCAGAGAGAAGTCCACTTTTAA